AACTTTTCGTCAAAAAAGCCAATTTTACTGAAAACCTCTTTTTTGATTAGCATACAGGAACCTTCAATCTTATCACCCTCCGTTATCTTATTCCATTGTCCTTTATCTATTTCACCTGCTCCATATCGTTTTTCTTTTCCTTTCCATAAAATTAACTTCGATATAGTAAATGCTATCCTACTATCCATGTCATAATAATAAATTTTTGGCCCTACAACTCCAATTTTTTCATCACTCTCAGCAACTTTAACCATTTCTATCAAAAAATTCCTATCTACAACAGTATCATTATTCAAAAGCAGGATATACTCTGGATTTAAGACACTCAAAGCGAACTTAATTCCAATATTGTTTCCGCCAGCAAAACCATAATTGCCTTTGTTCCTAATTAGAATTAACCTTCTATTAACATCGTATTTTTCGTAAAGTGATCGATTAAACTTTCCTTGCCTTGCATCATCTTCACTTATTTCAAAAACTTTAATCGGCTTGTTATACGGAGAATACTCAAAGAACTTCGAATTAACTTCAATTTTTCCAGCACAATATTCTTTGATTTTTTGAACAGAGTCGTCTTGGGAACCATTATCTACAACAATTACATCATAGTTGGGATAATTAATTCGATATAGGGACTCTAAACATTCTATGGTATCTTTCCATCCATTCCAATTAAGAATAATTATGGAAACTCTAGGCATCTTTTTCATACTTATCCCCCTTATTATTTAGTGTGTATATCTCTTAGCTCAACATTACATTTTTCTTGGAGATTTTCTTTTTAAAATAGTTTTATTTTAATTTTATTGTAGAGAGATAGTAAAAGTGTGCCAGGAATAATTGTTGTCACTGCTAATCATGTAGAAACTTTTGGGGCTAAAAGGAAAACACCATTCAAAAGATCTGGATAGGGAGACAAAAACAGATACTTAAAAATTTGAAAAGAAGGAAACTGGGGAAATTAAAAAGTAATCAAAAATCTGAAATTTGGAATCCTAAAGTTGCTAGGGTAATGTCAATGCTTATGATAGTTAATGCAAGAGAGTACACTCCATACTGGGAAGTTTTGAAATACCTGGCTATGACAGCTCTGCTGAAAAATCCAAGGAGCATTGAGATGACAGTTCCGGCAAAAACTATTCCGGTTCCCCTTGCAATTTTTTGCAATGCTTGGCTTACTTCATCACTCACATCAATCACCAGTTATGTAATTCTCTTTGGCATAGGTTTAAGAAGTCTTTGCTGTGAATCTTCATTGTGCGATGATGATTGATGGGCGAACCGAGTTGTGATGAAGGTAAGGTGATCGCTGAGCACAAATATTATAAGTTCAACTCTAAAAGCACATTTGAAAGATGATGATTTCAGCCTTATCTGAGTTGTGATGAGGGAGTGACGGACTGATTTGATTAACTTTTTAAACCTCTACTTCCTCTTTCTATTATGCAGAAAGTTTACAAGCCTATGGTTATAAGCATTTTAGGTAATTTGCTTCTTGCAGTTGTAAAGGTTGTCATTGGAGTTGCCTATTCAAGCTTAGCTCTAATTTCAGATGGTATTCATTCTCTTTCTGATACCATTACGAGCGTTATCGGATTTGTAGGGATTAGGATAGCATCAAAGCCTCCCGACAGGAGCCATCCTTTTGGACACTCTCGTTTTGAGCCGCTCTTTGCATTCTTTATTGGCTTAGCTCTGTTTTTAGTTGCCTACGAGATCGCAAGGGATTCTCTGGCTAGAATTCTTTCAAAACAGATTATAGAAGTCAACGCCTTAATGCTGGGAGTTACAATACTTTCAATCTTGTCTAAAGAAGCTATGACTCAGTACACTTTAAGAGTCGGAAAGGCACTTAATAATCAGATTCTGATTGCAGATGCATACCATCACCGGAGTGATGTTTTGAGTAGTTTAGCTGTTTTGGCTGGTCTCTTGCTCCAGAAGTTTAGTTTTACTTATGGAGATGCTCTCGCTGGGTTTATAGTGGCGCTGTTTATAGGAAAGGTTGCTATTGAAATTATTCTTCAAAATGTAAACTACCTTACTGGAACTGCCCCGCCATTTGAAGTTTGTGAAAAGATTAAGGAAACAGCTTTGAGTGTCGAGAATGTTATGGGTGTTCATGATTTAAGAGCCCACTACGTAGGCCCTAAGCTTCACGTTGAGCTTCATATTGAGGTTCCACCAAATTTGACGCTTAAAGAGGCCCACGATATTAGTGAAGAAGTGAAGAAGCGCATAGAAAAAACTTGAAGAGGTTGAGAGGGCTTTTGTGCATGTGGATATTAAGGGGGTTACCAAATAATCAGAGGGCTTTTAAGATTTCTCTTAAATCTTTTAAAAACCTCTCTAAGTGCTCTTTTTTAACATGGGGCATCATGACAATCCTGATGAAACCTCTGTGGGCACTGATTCCCCAACCTCTCTTTTTAAGTTCCTCTTCGACTTTTTCTAGCTCTTTAGTTCCGAAGGACACGATGTTAAGCATCGGCTCCCTTATTAAATACGCTCCGTCCAACGTCTTTATCTGCTTAGCAAACCATCTCGAAAGCTCCATTGCTTCTTTTACAATCCTCTTGTATCCTTCAAAGCCCAAGTGTTTTAGGAGAGCCCATACTGCCAGAGCATTTGCTCCCGGTCTTGTTCCGGTTATTGTCGCTTGGAATATCTGTCCTCCCGCTAAGTATGGAGCGGGAACGCTTATTGCATCGATGAACTTCTTTTTTCTGAAGATTATTCCTCCAGCGGGAATTGGCGCCATGCCCATTTTGTGAGGGTCAATTGTTACGCTCTGCACTCCTTTGAGCTTAAAGTCAAAATCCGGCAGATCATAACCTAAAGCTTTGGCAAATGGTATTACAAAGCCTCCAAATGCGGCGTCAACGTGAAGAGGAAGTCCGTAATCTTGAGCTAAATCTGAAAGAGCTGGAATGTCATCTACAACTCCCAGACCAGTTGTCCCTGCTATGCCTACAATTCCTATTGTGTTATCTGTAATTTTACTCTCAACGTCCCTAACATTGACGGAGTAATCCTCATTCAGCTCAGCCCAAACTAATTTGACCTTCAACATTTCACTCGCTTTAAGAAATGAGAAGTGTGCGCTCTCTGGCAGAATCAGCTCTGGATTTTCAACATCAGCTATATTACGAAATGCTCTCACTGCTAAGATGTTTGCCTCTGTCCCTCCAGAGACTATGTTTCCGTAAGCTTTGTTTAGGTGCAGCAAATCCCCGAGCATCTGCACAGTTTCTTCCTCAATTTTTCTGCTTCCAACGTGTAGTCCGGGATCTCCAAGATTTCTATCAATATAGAGGGATATTATCTTTTGAGCAAGGGGATGTGGATAGGTGCACATTGATCCAAGAATTTTACCCGAATCAAAAGTTAAATCCTCACTTAACCGCTTTTCAAGTTCGCTGAGCACTTCCTCTTCACTCATTCCTTTTTCTGGAAAAGCTGTCATTACTCTCACCTGCAGATAGTTGTTCATTATGCGTTTAAGCTTTATCCTCTCTAGTTTTTTCTAAATACAGCTTGAAGAACTGGGGTGTGGTTATTGCTGTGAGCATTGAAACAATGACTATGCTTGCGAACAGGCTTTGATCAATTAGTCCTTTTTCCAGTCCGAATTTTAGGATTGCAAATTCCAAGCTTCCTCTTCCTCCCATTCCGATTCCAACTAGGAATGCTTTTTTCCAATCAAATCCAAAGATTTTCATACCTAAAGAGCAGCCTA
This DNA window, taken from Thermococcus sp. M39, encodes the following:
- the mfnA gene encoding tyrosine decarboxylase MfnA, with translation MTAFPEKGMSEEEVLSELEKRLSEDLTFDSGKILGSMCTYPHPLAQKIISLYIDRNLGDPGLHVGSRKIEEETVQMLGDLLHLNKAYGNIVSGGTEANILAVRAFRNIADVENPELILPESAHFSFLKASEMLKVKLVWAELNEDYSVNVRDVESKITDNTIGIVGIAGTTGLGVVDDIPALSDLAQDYGLPLHVDAAFGGFVIPFAKALGYDLPDFDFKLKGVQSVTIDPHKMGMAPIPAGGIIFRKKKFIDAISVPAPYLAGGQIFQATITGTRPGANALAVWALLKHLGFEGYKRIVKEAMELSRWFAKQIKTLDGAYLIREPMLNIVSFGTKELEKVEEELKKRGWGISAHRGFIRIVMMPHVKKEHLERFLKDLREILKAL
- a CDS encoding glycosyltransferase family 2 protein, producing the protein MKKMPRVSIIILNWNGWKDTIECLESLYRINYPNYDVIVVDNGSQDDSVQKIKEYCAGKIEVNSKFFEYSPYNKPIKVFEISEDDARQGKFNRSLYEKYDVNRRLILIRNKGNYGFAGGNNIGIKFALSVLNPEYILLLNNDTVVDRNFLIEMVKVAESDEKIGVVGPKIYYYDMDSRIAFTISKLILWKGKEKRYGAGEIDKGQWNKITEGDKIEGSCMLIKKEVFSKIGFFDEKFFCYWEETDLCFRAKRNNYKLIYVPTAKIWHKIAASSGGKFSPFYIYYMTRNRLWFLRKHTLRNFKINLLYTMFFEIWFKTAIYLIYKKYPPAFINYFRGILDGILKHP
- a CDS encoding polysaccharide biosynthesis-like protein, producing the protein MIDVSDEVSQALQKIARGTGIVFAGTVISMLLGFFSRAVIARYFKTSQYGVYSLALTIISIDITLATLGFQISDF